A stretch of the Psychroserpens sp. Hel_I_66 genome encodes the following:
- a CDS encoding imelysin family protein, whose amino-acid sequence MIKKIVLSVFAIALMVACSKSDDSGSGSQSDGFDRQAMLTNWADNIIIPAFQDLNSKLLTLKTDKDTFLATPNLTNLDVLRASWLEAYKTWQYVEMFDIGKAEELNYADQMNIYPTSVTLIQNNITTGEYDLSNPNLNAAVGFPAVDYMLYGLANNNTDILTTYNNAANAQYLSDLVDQMQSLTAIVLNDWTTGYRNVFVNSTANTATSSTNKLTNDFIYYYEKGLRANKFGIPAGVFSTTTFNDKVEAFYNKEVSKVLSQEALKAVQNFFVGISYNTSVNGDSFSSYLNYLNTIKNGEDLNELINNQFNIAEGKIQQLDNNFSQQVETDNTKMLQTYDELQKAVVLLKVDMVQAMNISVDFIDADGD is encoded by the coding sequence ATGATTAAAAAAATTGTTTTAAGCGTATTCGCCATCGCACTTATGGTTGCGTGTTCAAAGTCTGATGATTCTGGATCTGGATCACAATCTGATGGTTTTGATAGACAAGCCATGTTGACCAATTGGGCAGATAATATTATCATTCCAGCTTTTCAGGATTTAAATTCGAAATTATTGACTTTAAAAACCGATAAGGATACGTTTTTGGCGACTCCCAATCTAACCAATCTAGATGTGCTTAGAGCGTCTTGGTTAGAGGCTTATAAAACTTGGCAGTATGTGGAAATGTTTGATATTGGTAAAGCAGAAGAGCTTAACTATGCAGATCAAATGAATATTTACCCAACAAGCGTTACACTTATTCAAAATAACATCACGACAGGAGAATATGATCTATCAAATCCAAATCTTAATGCTGCGGTTGGTTTTCCAGCTGTAGATTATATGTTATATGGGCTTGCAAATAATAATACAGATATACTAACCACGTACAATAATGCTGCAAATGCACAGTATTTATCAGATTTGGTTGATCAAATGCAATCATTAACTGCTATAGTATTAAATGATTGGACAACAGGTTATAGAAATGTTTTTGTAAATAGCACAGCAAATACAGCTACGAGTTCTACAAATAAATTGACTAACGATTTTATCTATTATTACGAAAAAGGATTAAGAGCTAATAAATTCGGTATTCCTGCTGGAGTGTTTTCAACAACCACATTCAATGACAAGGTTGAAGCATTTTATAATAAAGAAGTATCTAAGGTTTTGTCTCAAGAAGCACTAAAAGCTGTTCAGAATTTTTTTGTTGGTATATCCTACAACACATCCGTAAATGGAGATAGTTTTAGTTCGTATTTAAACTATTTGAATACTATTAAAAATGGGGAAGATTTGAATGAGTTGATCAATAACCAATTCAATATTGCAGAAGGGAAAATTCAGCAATTAGATAATAATTTTTCTCAACAGGTTGAAACAGATAATACTAAAATGCTCCAAACTTATGATGAACTTCAAAAAGCAGTAGTGCTTTTAAAAGTAGATATGGTTCAAGCAATGAACATCAGTGTTGATTTTATTGACGCAGATGGAGACTAG
- a CDS encoding DUF4856 domain-containing protein, with protein sequence MKKIALSLLVISSFLTSCSSDDDSNNLEQQIETPATYSFERDGASTVDFNGQSTRIAMAGELTSALKIETNTEAQLDGMFAHVEGNDDFSEASLNASDKDIRSKVAASRDYFSSNATLSNAIKSDFDLWIADQANNVFSNWNTIATAGNAGQLQQAGGGAVRYINAKGFEINQLVAKGLIGGLMTDQILNNYLSPSVLDEGSNIEDNNSDVVVTGKSYTNMEHKWDEAFGYLYGAELDASMPVLGADSFLNEYLDRLEADDDFAGIAQTVFNAFKLGRAAIVAKDYDLRDAQANIIKENLSKVSAVRAVHYLQAGKVKLNEGDMASAFHQLSEGFGFIYSLQFTRQPNSSNPYFTNAEVMDYIAELSEGNGFWDVTPETLDMISEDIAARFNFTVEAAN encoded by the coding sequence ATGAAAAAAATCGCCTTAAGTTTATTAGTTATATCAAGTTTTTTAACATCCTGTTCAAGTGACGATGATAGCAATAATCTAGAACAACAAATTGAAACACCAGCAACCTACAGCTTTGAAAGAGATGGAGCGTCTACGGTAGATTTTAATGGGCAGTCAACAAGAATTGCAATGGCTGGAGAACTAACATCTGCATTAAAAATAGAGACCAATACAGAAGCTCAATTAGATGGTATGTTTGCACACGTTGAAGGAAATGATGATTTTTCAGAAGCAAGTTTAAATGCATCAGATAAAGATATTAGATCAAAAGTAGCTGCATCCCGAGATTATTTTTCTTCAAATGCCACATTGTCTAATGCTATTAAATCAGATTTCGATTTATGGATTGCAGATCAAGCAAATAATGTTTTTTCAAACTGGAATACCATTGCTACTGCGGGAAATGCTGGACAATTACAACAAGCAGGTGGTGGAGCTGTTCGTTATATCAATGCAAAAGGTTTTGAGATTAATCAATTGGTTGCTAAGGGGTTAATTGGTGGTTTGATGACCGATCAAATACTTAATAATTATTTAAGTCCTTCGGTTTTGGATGAAGGTTCCAACATTGAAGATAACAATAGCGATGTTGTTGTAACGGGAAAATCTTACACAAATATGGAGCACAAATGGGATGAAGCTTTTGGCTACCTTTATGGTGCAGAACTAGATGCATCAATGCCAGTGTTGGGAGCAGATTCTTTTCTTAACGAATATCTAGATCGTTTAGAGGCAGATGATGATTTTGCAGGAATCGCACAAACGGTTTTCAATGCCTTTAAATTGGGACGTGCAGCCATTGTTGCAAAAGATTATGACCTTAGAGATGCGCAAGCCAATATTATAAAAGAAAACCTTTCTAAAGTGTCTGCTGTAAGAGCAGTACATTATTTACAGGCAGGAAAAGTAAAATTAAATGAAGGTGATATGGCAAGTGCTTTTCACCAGTTATCTGAAGGTTTTGGATTCATTTACAGCTTACAATTTACAAGACAGCCAAACTCATCTAATCCGTATTTTACAAATGCAGAAGTTATGGATTATATCGCAGAACTTTCCGAAGGAAATGGGTTTTGGGATGTCACACCGGAAACTTTGGATATGATTTCCGAAGATATTGCAGCACGTTTTAACTTTACAGTTGAAGCTGCAAATTAA
- a CDS encoding hydroxymethylglutaryl-CoA lyase: MSKPVKIIECPRDAMQGIKDFIPTEKKVQYIQSLLRVGFDTIDFGSFVSPKAIPQMVDTTEVLSQLDLSKTTSKLLAIIANTRGAADACQHPEIDYLGYPFSISENFQMRNTHKTIAQSVVTLSEILELANKHNKEVVVYISMGFGNPYGDPWNVDIVGEWTERLSKKGVKILSLSDTIGSSDPENIDYLFSHLIPQYSNIEFGAHLHTTPTTWHEKVDAAFKAGCFRFDGAIQGFGGCPMAKDELTGNMPTEKLLSYFTSSKHNNLNAMSFESSYNEATKIFSQYH; encoded by the coding sequence ATGAGCAAACCTGTAAAAATAATCGAATGTCCTCGTGATGCCATGCAAGGTATCAAGGATTTTATTCCTACGGAAAAAAAAGTGCAGTACATCCAATCGTTATTGAGAGTTGGCTTTGATACGATTGATTTTGGGAGCTTTGTCTCGCCAAAAGCAATTCCGCAAATGGTGGATACTACAGAGGTTTTGTCGCAGTTGGATTTAAGTAAAACAACAAGTAAGTTATTGGCAATTATCGCCAATACAAGAGGAGCAGCAGATGCTTGCCAACATCCAGAAATTGATTATTTGGGCTATCCGTTTTCAATTTCAGAAAATTTCCAGATGCGAAATACACACAAAACAATTGCACAGTCGGTTGTCACACTTTCTGAAATTCTGGAACTCGCCAACAAACATAATAAAGAAGTTGTCGTCTATATTTCAATGGGATTTGGTAATCCATATGGAGACCCTTGGAATGTTGATATCGTAGGCGAGTGGACAGAACGGTTAAGCAAAAAGGGAGTGAAAATTCTTTCACTTAGCGATACCATTGGTAGCTCAGATCCCGAAAATATTGATTATTTGTTTTCTCATTTGATTCCACAGTATTCTAATATTGAGTTTGGTGCGCACTTGCATACTACACCAACAACATGGCACGAAAAAGTAGATGCTGCGTTTAAAGCTGGTTGTTTCCGTTTTGATGGAGCGATTCAAGGTTTTGGCGGTTGCCCAATGGCAAAAGACGAACTTACAGGCAATATGCCAACCGAAAAGTTATTATCTTACTTCACGTCTTCAAAACATAATAACCTCAATGCGATGAGTTTTGAGAGTTCATATAACGAGGCCACAAAAATCTTTTCCCAATACCATTAA
- a CDS encoding LysE family translocator translates to MDFNILLSFAVATSILAISPGPDNIYVLMQSIVNGKKYGLATVAGLITGCLVHATLVAFGVSAIIKESDILFFVIKLFGALYLLYLAYKVYKSSDELSISSDNIPKKNLSQLFKQGFVMNVLNPKVSIFFLAFFPGFLFSETISTVIQFYVLGLLFMLVSAIIFSSIAVLAGSISDYITQHKRIGFYLKWLQIIVFVGIAILIFTSEK, encoded by the coding sequence ATAGACTTTAATATCCTTTTATCATTTGCTGTAGCAACTTCAATTCTCGCAATATCTCCAGGTCCAGATAATATTTACGTATTGATGCAAAGCATTGTTAATGGTAAAAAATATGGTTTGGCAACCGTTGCAGGTTTAATTACTGGCTGCTTAGTGCATGCCACATTGGTTGCCTTTGGCGTGTCTGCCATTATAAAAGAAAGTGACATCCTTTTTTTTGTAATTAAGCTATTTGGCGCACTTTACTTATTGTATCTGGCTTACAAAGTCTATAAATCTAGTGATGAGTTGAGTATAAGTAGCGATAACATTCCGAAGAAAAATCTATCGCAACTCTTCAAGCAAGGTTTCGTTATGAACGTTTTAAACCCCAAAGTATCTATCTTTTTTTTGGCGTTTTTCCCTGGGTTTTTATTTAGCGAAACCATAAGTACCGTAATTCAATTTTATGTGCTTGGTCTTTTGTTTATGTTAGTTTCTGCGATTATTTTTTCGTCAATTGCAGTTTTGGCTGGTTCAATTTCAGATTATATTACGCAACATAAGCGTATCGGGTTTTACTTAAAATGGCTCCAAATAATTGTCTTTGTTGGGATTGCGATTTTAATTTTTACTTCGGAAAAATAA
- a CDS encoding quinone-dependent dihydroorotate dehydrogenase, which translates to MYKLLLRPILFYFDPEKVHHFTFSLIRNISKIPGFTALFRSLYVVKDPSLERDFFGIKFANPVGLAAGFDKNAVLYNELANFGFGFIEIGTVTPKGQVGNPKKRLFRLKDDKGIINRMGFNNDGLEAAISQLKKNKGKLIIGGNIGKNTDTKPEDYTRDYLQCFNSLHPYVDYFVLNVSCPNVGSHAKLNDKDYLLELINAVQKDNGNFGEQKPILLKIAPDLNDQQLDEIIEIIAETKLDGVIASNTSTDRTGLKVSNERLAEIGNGGLSGQPIKAKSTRVIKYLAEKSNKSFPIIGVGGIHSSEDALEKIEAGADLLQVYTGFIYEGPKLIKNINRALIKKANSL; encoded by the coding sequence ATGTACAAGCTTCTATTAAGACCCATATTATTTTATTTTGATCCCGAGAAGGTGCACCATTTCACATTTTCATTAATTAGAAATATTTCAAAAATACCGGGATTTACAGCATTATTCAGAAGTTTGTATGTGGTAAAAGACCCATCTTTGGAGCGTGATTTCTTCGGAATTAAATTCGCGAACCCAGTAGGTTTGGCAGCAGGTTTTGATAAAAATGCGGTACTGTATAATGAGTTGGCGAACTTTGGGTTTGGTTTTATTGAAATAGGCACCGTAACACCAAAAGGTCAAGTAGGAAACCCTAAAAAAAGATTGTTTAGATTGAAGGATGATAAAGGGATCATCAACCGAATGGGTTTTAATAATGACGGACTTGAAGCTGCAATCTCCCAGCTTAAAAAGAATAAAGGAAAATTGATTATTGGCGGAAACATTGGTAAAAATACCGATACAAAGCCAGAAGATTATACCAGAGATTATTTACAATGCTTTAATAGTTTACATCCTTATGTAGATTATTTTGTACTAAATGTGAGTTGCCCAAACGTTGGCAGTCACGCTAAATTAAATGACAAAGATTATTTACTGGAGCTCATTAATGCGGTGCAAAAAGATAATGGAAATTTTGGTGAGCAAAAACCGATTTTATTGAAAATCGCTCCAGATTTGAACGACCAGCAATTGGATGAAATTATCGAAATCATTGCTGAAACAAAACTTGACGGAGTTATAGCAAGCAACACATCTACTGATAGAACAGGTTTAAAGGTGTCTAATGAGCGTCTTGCTGAAATTGGAAACGGTGGATTAAGTGGGCAACCCATTAAAGCAAAATCTACACGAGTTATAAAATATTTGGCAGAGAAAAGCAATAAATCGTTCCCGATCATTGGAGTAGGAGGTATTCATTCCTCAGAAGATGCCTTGGAGAAAATAGAAGCGGGAGCAGACCTCCTTCAGGTTTATACTGGATTTATTTACGAAGGTCCTAAGTTGATTAAAAACATCAATAGAGCACTTATAAAAAAAGCGAATTCACTGTAA
- the pepT gene encoding peptidase T has product MINKKDITKRFISYVTVDTESDPESDTTPSTAKQWDLANALVKELKQIGLSDVTIDDNAYIMATLPSNVDHKVPTIGFVSHFDTTPDFTGANVKPQIIENYDGKDIILNAAENIVLSSDYFEDLLLYKGQTLITTDGTTLLGADDKAGITEIISAMEYLINHPEIKHGNIRIGFTPDEEIGRGAHKFDVKKFGADWAYTMDGSQIGELEYENFNAASAKITIQGKIVHPGYAKGKMVNSMYIATEFINSLPRLETPEHTEDYQGFFHLHNIEGKVDETVLQYIIRDHDKDHFKARKEVMLNLTNDINEQYEREVIKIEIKDQYFNMKEKVEPVMHIVDLAEEAMKALQIEPLIKPIRGGTDGSQLSYMGLPCPNIFAGGHNFHGRYEYVPVESMIKATEVICKIAELTAEKAKK; this is encoded by the coding sequence ATGATAAACAAAAAAGACATCACAAAACGATTTATAAGCTATGTTACGGTTGATACAGAATCAGATCCAGAAAGTGACACCACACCAAGCACCGCAAAACAATGGGATTTGGCAAATGCACTCGTTAAAGAGTTAAAACAAATTGGTTTGAGCGATGTCACTATAGATGATAATGCGTATATCATGGCTACACTACCAAGCAACGTTGATCATAAAGTACCAACAATTGGTTTTGTGTCTCATTTTGATACCACGCCAGATTTCACGGGAGCCAACGTAAAACCTCAAATTATTGAGAATTATGATGGAAAGGATATTATCTTAAATGCTGCGGAAAACATCGTGCTCTCGTCAGACTATTTTGAAGATCTTCTTCTCTACAAAGGACAAACGCTTATCACTACAGATGGTACAACGTTACTTGGCGCAGACGATAAAGCTGGAATTACCGAAATAATTTCCGCTATGGAATACCTCATCAACCATCCAGAAATAAAGCACGGAAACATAAGAATTGGCTTTACGCCAGATGAGGAAATTGGTCGTGGAGCACACAAATTTGACGTTAAAAAATTTGGAGCAGATTGGGCTTATACGATGGATGGCAGCCAAATTGGAGAACTGGAATATGAAAACTTTAATGCAGCAAGCGCAAAAATCACTATACAAGGTAAAATCGTACATCCCGGTTATGCAAAAGGTAAAATGGTAAATTCAATGTACATCGCTACAGAATTTATTAATTCACTGCCAAGACTGGAAACTCCAGAGCATACCGAAGATTACCAAGGGTTTTTCCATCTCCACAATATAGAGGGAAAAGTTGATGAAACTGTTTTACAGTACATCATTCGCGACCACGATAAAGATCATTTCAAAGCAAGAAAAGAAGTGATGCTCAATCTTACAAACGATATCAATGAGCAATATGAACGAGAAGTCATCAAAATTGAAATAAAAGACCAATATTTTAACATGAAAGAAAAGGTAGAGCCTGTAATGCACATCGTTGATCTTGCAGAGGAAGCCATGAAAGCTCTACAAATTGAACCGCTAATCAAACCCATTAGAGGTGGTACAGACGGTTCACAATTAAGTTATATGGGATTGCCTTGCCCCAACATTTTTGCTGGCGGACATAATTTCCACGGAAGATATGAATACGTGCCCGTTGAAAGTATGATCAAAGCTACAGAAGTCATTTGTAAAATTGCAGAGCTGACTGCGGAAAAGGCAAAAAAATAA
- a CDS encoding YdeI/OmpD-associated family protein, with protein MQKVTSVEEYIAENSKFSEELILLRKLINSTELEETIKWNMPTYCLNGKNVLGIGAFKNHFCIWYHQGVFLKDEHDLLNNAQEDKTKGMRQMRFENVNDINENVVLSYVKEAIENQKLGKEIKVKRTTKKDVSIPELINNEIQVNSEFKKAFQALSPSCQREYCNHITEAKRDTTKISRLEKIKSMILNGNGLHDKYKNC; from the coding sequence ATGCAGAAAGTAACTTCAGTAGAAGAATACATAGCAGAAAATTCAAAATTTTCAGAAGAACTTATTTTACTTCGGAAACTAATTAATTCCACAGAACTCGAGGAGACCATAAAATGGAACATGCCAACTTACTGCTTAAATGGTAAAAATGTTTTGGGTATTGGTGCGTTTAAAAATCATTTTTGTATTTGGTATCATCAAGGTGTATTTCTCAAAGATGAACACGATTTACTAAACAACGCACAAGAAGATAAAACAAAAGGTATGCGACAAATGCGTTTTGAGAACGTTAATGACATCAATGAAAATGTAGTTTTAAGCTATGTAAAGGAAGCTATTGAAAATCAAAAATTGGGAAAAGAAATTAAAGTAAAGAGAACAACTAAAAAAGATGTCTCAATCCCTGAACTGATCAATAACGAGATACAAGTCAACTCTGAATTTAAAAAAGCATTTCAAGCATTATCCCCTTCGTGCCAAAGAGAATATTGCAATCACATTACCGAAGCTAAACGTGATACCACAAAAATATCTCGATTAGAAAAAATAAAATCCATGATTCTAAATGGTAATGGTTTGCATGATAAATATAAAAATTGTTGA
- the yajC gene encoding preprotein translocase subunit YajC yields MGLGDILPFVAMFAVVYFFMIAPQMKRAKQEKKFAAELKRGDKVVTKSGMHGKVVDLNDKDNSCVIETLAGKIKFERSAISMEISRKLNTPVVVK; encoded by the coding sequence ATGGGATTAGGAGATATCTTACCTTTTGTAGCCATGTTTGCTGTTGTGTATTTCTTTATGATTGCACCACAGATGAAACGAGCTAAGCAAGAAAAAAAGTTTGCAGCAGAGCTTAAAAGAGGTGATAAAGTAGTTACAAAAAGTGGAATGCACGGTAAAGTCGTAGATCTAAATGATAAAGACAATAGCTGTGTTATCGAAACACTTGCAGGAAAAATAAAGTTTGAACGTTCTGCTATTTCTATGGAAATAAGCCGAAAACTAAACACTCCTGTTGTAGTAAAATAG
- a CDS encoding DUF1573 domain-containing protein has product MKKTILALSALCLVAFTSCKEDATSKINSENVTAAAERDATAGDFPVISFEETEHDFGTIVNGTPVETKFKYTNTGKTPLVVSNIKSTCGCTVPSDWNRDPLAPGESAEFTVKFNGKGSNQVQKSITLTTNTEKGSEVVKIKAFVEPDPNAPAKKAGTASINPVGK; this is encoded by the coding sequence ATGAAAAAAACAATTTTAGCGTTAAGCGCATTATGTTTAGTAGCTTTCACATCTTGTAAAGAAGATGCAACAAGCAAAATTAATTCAGAAAACGTAACAGCAGCTGCAGAAAGAGATGCAACCGCTGGAGATTTTCCAGTAATTTCTTTTGAAGAAACTGAACATGATTTTGGAACTATCGTTAATGGTACTCCAGTTGAAACAAAATTCAAGTACACTAACACAGGTAAAACACCTTTAGTAGTAAGTAATATTAAAAGTACTTGTGGTTGTACAGTACCTTCAGATTGGAACAGAGACCCACTTGCACCAGGAGAGTCTGCAGAGTTCACTGTAAAGTTTAATGGTAAAGGTTCTAACCAAGTTCAAAAGTCAATTACTTTAACAACAAATACAGAAAAAGGTTCTGAAGTAGTGAAAATTAAAGCTTTTGTTGAGCCAGATCCAAATGCTCCAGCTAAAAAAGCGGGAACTGCATCAATAAATCCAGTAGGAAAATAA
- the nusB gene encoding transcription antitermination factor NusB, which produces MQTLYASKGSESDNIKTNEKFLLQSLDSMYDLFIAQLSLLIEIYKKSKDFQEKNQQKFLATSAEKNPNLKFVNNEVLALLSSNEVLLERIEDQKENLWYLDFEYVDIIFKSILKSDLYKDYMSTKTSTFKEDKAFVIDLFTDIIAPNDKLYDFFEDKRLTWLDDLPVVNTAILKVLKKVKISSEGRFFTPKLFKDMEDKEFGVNLLKKTILNQASFSEEIASKTKNWDAERITQIDTVLMQMAICEFQKFPSIPVKVTINEYLEIAKEYSTPKSSNFINGILDKIVKEYTSKGELNKIGRGLM; this is translated from the coding sequence ATGCAAACACTTTACGCCTCTAAAGGCAGTGAAAGTGATAATATTAAAACCAACGAGAAATTTCTTTTACAAAGTCTAGATAGCATGTACGATTTATTTATCGCGCAATTATCACTTTTAATTGAGATTTATAAAAAATCTAAAGACTTCCAAGAAAAAAACCAGCAAAAGTTTTTGGCTACAAGTGCAGAGAAGAACCCAAATCTAAAATTCGTAAATAATGAAGTTTTAGCTCTTTTAAGTTCTAATGAAGTGTTGTTGGAGCGTATAGAAGATCAAAAAGAAAACCTTTGGTACCTTGATTTTGAATATGTAGACATCATATTCAAATCCATTCTTAAAAGTGATCTTTATAAAGACTATATGTCTACTAAAACCTCTACTTTCAAAGAAGACAAAGCCTTTGTTATAGATTTATTTACAGATATTATTGCACCCAACGACAAGCTTTACGATTTTTTTGAAGATAAGCGCCTCACTTGGTTAGACGATTTGCCAGTAGTAAACACTGCAATTCTCAAGGTTTTGAAAAAGGTTAAAATTTCTTCGGAAGGAAGATTTTTCACACCAAAATTATTTAAGGACATGGAGGACAAGGAATTTGGTGTAAACTTACTTAAGAAAACCATTCTCAATCAAGCTTCATTTAGCGAAGAAATAGCTTCAAAAACCAAAAATTGGGATGCAGAGCGTATCACTCAAATTGATACTGTACTAATGCAAATGGCTATTTGTGAGTTTCAAAAATTCCCGTCAATACCAGTAAAAGTGACTATAAATGAATATCTAGAAATAGCTAAAGAGTATTCTACACCAAAGAGTAGCAACTTTATAAACGGAATTTTAGACAAAATAGTCAAAGAATATACATCAAAAGGTGAACTCAATAAAATAGGAAGAGGATTAATGTAA
- a CDS encoding Glu/Leu/Phe/Val family dehydrogenase — protein sequence MTSDVLSSKELSKIDPVFGQLSFDNHEQIVFCNDKDTGLKAIIGIHNTVLGPALGGTRMWNYNNEWEALNDVLRLSRGMTFKSAITGLNLGGGKAVIIGDAKTQKTPELMRKFGEFVHSLSGRYITAEDVGMTTEDMDTVREVTPYVTGISESKGGAGNPSPVTAFGVFMGMKAAAKFKYGSDILEDKSVFVQGIGHVGEALVEHLKNEGARVTIADLNQERLEEVRSKYDVTIYGGQDLYSESMDIYAPCALGATINDDTIYKIKADIIAGAANNQLADEAKHSKILQDRNILYAPDFLINAGGIINVYAELENYDRQEIMRKTENIYNTTLEILDRAKANNITTNVAALSLAKERIETRKREQGK from the coding sequence ATGACTTCAGATGTTTTAAGTTCAAAAGAACTTTCAAAAATTGACCCTGTTTTTGGGCAGCTATCTTTTGATAATCACGAGCAAATCGTTTTTTGCAACGACAAAGATACTGGTTTAAAAGCAATAATTGGAATACATAACACAGTTTTAGGACCTGCACTTGGAGGAACAAGAATGTGGAATTACAATAACGAATGGGAAGCCCTAAATGATGTGTTGAGACTATCTCGTGGCATGACATTTAAATCTGCAATTACAGGTTTAAACCTTGGTGGAGGAAAAGCGGTGATCATTGGTGATGCCAAAACTCAAAAGACGCCAGAATTAATGAGAAAATTTGGTGAATTCGTACACTCTTTAAGCGGAAGATATATTACTGCAGAAGATGTTGGGATGACCACCGAAGATATGGATACAGTAAGAGAGGTCACGCCTTATGTTACCGGTATTTCTGAAAGCAAAGGTGGAGCGGGAAACCCTTCTCCTGTAACAGCATTTGGAGTATTTATGGGTATGAAAGCTGCAGCTAAGTTTAAATACGGAAGTGACATTCTAGAAGATAAAAGTGTTTTTGTACAGGGTATAGGCCACGTTGGTGAAGCTTTAGTAGAGCATTTAAAAAACGAAGGAGCCAGAGTCACCATCGCAGATTTAAATCAAGAACGATTGGAGGAGGTAAGATCAAAATATGATGTTACTATCTATGGTGGTCAAGATTTATACAGTGAATCAATGGATATTTATGCACCTTGTGCTTTAGGTGCAACCATTAACGACGACACCATTTATAAAATAAAAGCAGATATTATTGCTGGAGCAGCAAATAATCAACTGGCAGATGAGGCTAAGCATAGCAAAATCCTACAAGACAGAAATATTCTTTACGCACCAGATTTTTTAATCAATGCTGGTGGAATCATCAATGTATATGCAGAATTAGAGAATTATGATCGTCAGGAAATTATGCGCAAGACAGAAAATATCTATAACACAACATTAGAGATTTTAGACCGCGCAAAAGCGAATAATATCACAACAAACGTAGCTGCGTTAAGTCTCGCAAAGGAGCGTATTGAAACCAGAAAAAGAGAACAAGGAAAATAA